A stretch of the Porifericola rhodea genome encodes the following:
- a CDS encoding cupin domain-containing protein, whose protein sequence is MKNLIIILFILASLPGFAQDSEYQVSSYHTEGTKAPNTHYLGEAWLNAIIHDDTELGYNITKATFKANSTLDWHKHSSAQVLIIVDGEAYYQERGKEPVVLKEGDVIKCEKDIEHWHSSTKHSDVTYLALYGGGEPTTWTEVLTREYYDEVAEKLKN, encoded by the coding sequence ATGAAGAATTTAATTATAATCCTGTTTATTTTAGCCTCACTACCAGGATTTGCTCAGGATTCTGAGTATCAGGTTTCCTCATATCATACGGAGGGTACAAAAGCCCCAAATACTCATTATTTAGGAGAGGCTTGGCTGAATGCTATTATTCATGATGATACTGAACTGGGTTATAACATTACAAAAGCCACCTTTAAGGCCAACTCAACCCTGGATTGGCATAAACATAGTTCTGCACAAGTCTTAATCATTGTAGATGGAGAAGCATATTATCAGGAAAGAGGAAAAGAACCCGTAGTTCTAAAAGAAGGTGATGTGATTAAATGCGAAAAAGATATAGAACACTGGCATTCCTCTACCAAGCATAGTGATGTAACGTATTTAGCTTTATATGGTGGTGGAGAGCCCACAACCTGGACTGAAGTGCTTACACGAGAATATTATGATGAGGTAGCCGAAAAATTAAAAAACTAA
- a CDS encoding dihydrofolate reductase family protein, protein MRKLKLEVQLSVNGYVGGVSGDLNWTVSLYNKYWRLLHDIVGESDTLLIGRKIAEEFIPHFESFTVDHLPYSFAQKMVHIPKVTFTKPLNKPFGKNISHAKAGLSAKVCQPKHQNGKDLLVYEGASFVSALISRGHIDKLLLFINPVLIRHGLQIFVQVNEQQVLILISARSYKCGVRVLHYKMSSQS, encoded by the coding sequence ATGAGAAAGCTTAAGCTAGAGGTACAACTGTCGGTAAATGGATATGTTGGAGGCGTTAGTGGTGATCTTAACTGGACAGTAAGCCTGTACAATAAATACTGGCGTTTACTCCACGACATTGTTGGCGAATCGGATACCCTCCTGATCGGTAGAAAAATTGCAGAAGAATTTATACCACATTTTGAATCTTTTACCGTTGACCATCTACCCTATTCTTTTGCTCAAAAAATGGTCCACATTCCTAAAGTAACCTTCACCAAACCTCTGAATAAGCCATTTGGAAAAAACATCTCTCATGCCAAAGCCGGTCTGTCAGCAAAGGTCTGCCAGCCGAAGCACCAAAACGGAAAAGATCTATTGGTCTATGAAGGAGCAAGCTTTGTATCTGCACTGATAAGTAGAGGTCATATAGATAAGCTTTTGCTGTTTATTAACCCAGTTTTGATTAGGCATGGTTTGCAGATTTTTGTCCAGGTCAACGAGCAACAGGTGCTAATATTAATCTCTGCCAGGTCCTATAAATGTGGAGTTAGGGTGCTTCACTATAAGATGAGTAGTCAGAGTTAG
- a CDS encoding DUF3995 domain-containing protein, whose protein sequence is MKLILSVILISIFAGLAILHFYWAGGGQFGFNNVLPANEEGVPVLSPTKTDSILVGTLLLSCGLFYVFSLNSLRSKFFISLRNIGLWVIPMVFVLRALGDFKYVGFFKQIRSTEFASLDTIFYSPLCMLVALIGFILLKIKGANKPYNQY, encoded by the coding sequence ATGAAATTAATATTGTCTGTAATTCTAATTAGTATATTCGCTGGGCTTGCCATACTTCATTTCTATTGGGCAGGTGGTGGGCAATTTGGATTTAATAACGTATTACCAGCAAATGAAGAAGGGGTTCCAGTACTTAGCCCAACAAAAACTGATAGTATACTAGTAGGAACATTATTGTTGTCATGTGGACTCTTCTATGTATTTTCATTGAACTCACTTAGAAGTAAATTTTTTATTTCTTTAAGGAATATTGGACTTTGGGTTATTCCTATGGTTTTTGTTTTGAGAGCTTTGGGAGATTTTAAATATGTTGGCTTTTTTAAACAAATTAGATCAACTGAATTTGCTAGTTTAGATACAATATTTTACTCGCCCCTATGTATGTTAGTAGCTCTCATCGGATTTATCTTATTAAAGATAAAAGGTGCTAACAAGCCCTATAATCAATACTAG
- a CDS encoding DinB family protein has protein sequence MKTKKMSQSELIVLNFTEIRRRSIKLWKGLPERYYDWKPDENAMTAIEMIRHVLEADYGWNIIIHNGSLANYNTPWNNRPFISLTDELEFAEPYRNTFLKSVREFSDRELNETHIVHPGNGEKKLLGKYLLRIGYHESVHAGQFISYLRAMKIDRPVIWD, from the coding sequence TTGAAAACAAAGAAAATGAGCCAATCTGAACTTATCGTTTTAAACTTTACGGAAATTAGGAGAAGAAGTATCAAACTTTGGAAAGGGCTTCCTGAACGCTATTACGACTGGAAACCTGATGAAAATGCAATGACGGCCATAGAAATGATCAGGCACGTTTTAGAGGCTGACTATGGATGGAATATCATAATACATAACGGAAGCCTGGCCAATTATAATACGCCCTGGAATAATCGCCCATTCATTAGCCTTACTGACGAGCTTGAATTTGCCGAACCCTATAGAAATACATTTTTAAAAAGTGTTCGGGAGTTTTCTGATCGGGAACTAAACGAAACTCACATCGTACATCCTGGAAACGGTGAAAAAAAGCTTTTGGGCAAATACTTATTACGGATAGGATATCACGAATCTGTACACGCAGGACAGTTTATCTCATATCTAAGAGCCATGAAAATTGATAGACCAGTTATATGGGACTGA
- a CDS encoding DUF6090 family protein gives MIKFFRKTRLKLLSKNKISKYLAYAIGEISLVVLGILIALQINNWNQNIQLRKAELKTLKSLRESIKINLAELDLILKAQIHRNRSLQEVLFYDVSELPLVHLDSLITTNVKNHTFDPSTGIYNSIINSGKIEIITNDSLKNRISKLYDRVADYQESEDEITEYTKKHLEVNFINNLSISPKVLAKLRVRTEEEKVTDKALYIENFNSQALKNMYILLLYKMSEVITKGESLESEYRGLITALENEIKSKE, from the coding sequence ATGATTAAATTTTTCAGAAAAACCAGACTTAAGTTACTCTCTAAAAATAAAATCAGTAAGTATCTGGCTTATGCCATTGGTGAAATAAGCCTTGTAGTACTGGGAATTTTGATTGCTCTACAAATAAATAATTGGAATCAGAATATACAGTTGCGTAAGGCCGAACTAAAAACACTTAAAAGTTTAAGGGAGTCCATCAAAATTAACCTCGCCGAGCTAGACCTAATCCTTAAGGCTCAAATCCATAGAAATAGAAGCCTGCAAGAAGTTCTTTTTTATGATGTTTCGGAGCTGCCACTCGTTCATCTGGATTCTCTGATCACCACAAATGTTAAAAATCACACATTTGATCCTTCTACCGGTATCTATAATTCCATTATCAATTCTGGCAAAATAGAAATTATTACCAACGATTCTTTAAAAAACAGAATATCAAAGCTTTATGATAGGGTAGCTGATTATCAGGAAAGTGAAGATGAAATAACTGAATACACAAAAAAGCACCTGGAAGTGAATTTCATTAACAATTTGAGTATCAGCCCAAAAGTATTGGCGAAGCTTAGGGTACGTACAGAGGAGGAGAAAGTAACAGATAAAGCACTTTACATTGAAAACTTCAATTCGCAAGCACTTAAGAATATGTATATTTTACTCCTTTACAAGATGAGCGAAGTAATCACAAAAGGTGAGAGCCTGGAGTCTGAGTACCGAGGTTTAATTACTGCACTGGAGAATGAAATCAAGAGCAAAGAATAA
- a CDS encoding class I SAM-dependent methyltransferase, producing MKSTTEQKAEKFWDRTAASYEKEEARDKGKLDFIIHKTKSYLHEDYKVLDYACATGVVAHAIAPSVAQVDAIDISSRMIALAEESKASMPNINFRQANIFSQELKANTYDAVLAFYILHLLDKPEDVLSRIAQLLKPGGVLITATPCLAEKPILAYTFSLLGGVGLLPKINAFHLNYLVNLFQTKHFQKLDQQKVAGSSTEYFMVNRLS from the coding sequence ATGAAAAGCACGACCGAACAAAAAGCAGAGAAATTCTGGGACCGAACAGCTGCCAGCTATGAAAAAGAAGAGGCTCGTGACAAAGGTAAACTTGATTTTATAATTCACAAAACTAAAAGCTATCTGCATGAAGATTATAAGGTGCTGGATTATGCTTGTGCAACCGGGGTAGTTGCCCATGCTATAGCGCCATCAGTTGCTCAGGTAGATGCAATAGATATTTCTTCCCGAATGATTGCGCTGGCTGAGGAAAGTAAAGCCTCTATGCCAAATATTAATTTTAGGCAGGCAAATATTTTCAGTCAGGAGTTGAAAGCTAATACTTACGATGCCGTATTAGCTTTTTACATCTTGCACCTGCTAGATAAGCCTGAAGATGTATTGTCGCGAATAGCTCAATTGTTAAAACCCGGAGGTGTGTTAATTACTGCTACGCCCTGTCTTGCAGAGAAACCTATACTGGCGTACACCTTTTCTCTGCTGGGTGGTGTTGGTCTGCTACCTAAGATAAATGCTTTTCATCTAAATTACTTAGTAAACCTGTTTCAAACAAAGCACTTTCAAAAGCTGGATCAGCAGAAAGTCGCAGGGAGCAGCACTGAGTATTTTATGGTGAATCGGCTTAGTTAA
- a CDS encoding DoxX family protein, with product MNIVSQLDKFHFQLRQNRWLWYFSIFCRITLALGFIPAGLTKIMGERFASGLSVNHPMGHYLEALHHTSYYYTFIGVAQVLAAILLLIPRTITLGALIYLPIILNICILSFAVRFEGSHVTAPLMLLANLYILGWNYDRIKFILPFKKNSDYPFVEKPKKYSNKFPILFFTGVIAAIGLLILYFIYGHNVMPRNSLIDCKKQFVNTEHEQAGIKFCECIHTEGQYLEECLDEYDNNAP from the coding sequence TTGAATATAGTATCACAACTAGATAAATTTCATTTTCAGTTAAGACAAAATCGTTGGCTATGGTACTTCTCTATTTTTTGTCGTATTACTTTGGCTCTCGGTTTTATTCCTGCTGGTCTCACTAAGATTATGGGTGAACGTTTTGCTAGTGGATTATCTGTAAATCACCCTATGGGGCATTATCTTGAGGCGCTACATCATACTTCTTATTATTACACATTTATTGGTGTAGCTCAAGTACTTGCAGCTATACTTTTATTGATTCCCAGAACGATTACTCTGGGAGCTTTAATATATCTTCCTATTATTCTGAATATCTGTATACTATCGTTTGCCGTTCGTTTTGAGGGATCTCATGTAACGGCACCTTTAATGTTATTGGCGAATCTGTACATTCTCGGCTGGAATTATGACAGGATAAAATTTATATTGCCTTTCAAAAAAAACTCTGATTATCCATTCGTTGAGAAGCCCAAAAAGTATAGTAACAAGTTTCCGATATTATTTTTTACAGGAGTAATAGCAGCGATTGGTCTTTTAATTCTTTATTTCATCTATGGGCATAATGTAATGCCCCGAAATTCGCTGATTGATTGCAAAAAACAGTTTGTGAATACTGAGCATGAACAAGCTGGAATTAAGTTTTGTGAATGTATACATACCGAAGGGCAGTACCTGGAGGAGTGTCTGGATGAATACGATAACAACGCTCCCTAA
- a CDS encoding class I SAM-dependent methyltransferase, translated as MTEFWEFSFQDKQTMWGFEAADAAIDAANFFQQKGLKKILIPGFGYGRNAKVFTDQGMEVRGIEISQTAIELARKHYGGSVKVYHGGVGEMPFDDDIYEGIFCYALIHLLDEKERTKLIEDCYAQLKTGAYMYFVAISTADPAYGRGELISKNRYLTRHGVKLYFYDDEAISQEFGNYGLLEAKEISEPAQVREGKPSQKFWKVICKKG; from the coding sequence ATGACTGAATTTTGGGAGTTTAGCTTTCAGGATAAACAGACCATGTGGGGCTTTGAAGCTGCGGATGCGGCAATTGATGCGGCTAATTTTTTTCAGCAGAAAGGACTCAAAAAAATACTTATTCCCGGCTTTGGGTATGGTAGAAACGCCAAAGTTTTTACAGACCAAGGAATGGAGGTAAGGGGTATAGAAATTTCACAAACCGCTATTGAGCTTGCCAGAAAACATTATGGCGGTTCTGTAAAAGTGTATCATGGTGGAGTAGGAGAAATGCCATTTGACGATGATATTTATGAGGGCATCTTCTGCTACGCACTAATCCACTTGCTGGACGAAAAAGAAAGAACTAAACTGATTGAGGATTGTTATGCACAGCTTAAAACAGGAGCTTATATGTACTTTGTCGCTATATCTACGGCAGATCCTGCTTATGGGCGTGGAGAGTTAATTAGTAAGAACAGGTACTTGACCAGGCATGGTGTAAAGCTTTACTTTTATGATGACGAGGCTATCAGCCAGGAGTTTGGAAATTATGGTTTGCTGGAAGCCAAAGAAATTAGTGAGCCTGCTCAAGTCCGGGAAGGTAAACCCTCTCAAAAATTCTGGAAGGTCATCTGCAAGAAAGGTTAA
- a CDS encoding serine hydrolase domain-containing protein — MSQTKRVLRLVMPLIAIVCTVIFVPWLMLWVWLSPLPATVQQEVEQATNYKLDGMIVYVDEGGKAPVLYASGWKDRDSQIPSDPHAFFKIASISKLYIAAAACKLVYQQKLSLDDTLDKLLPQLNGRIANAERITFGMLLRHSSGIPDYLADSNYPWDSPIKDNWETIKLVWDKPANFEPGTSHSYSNTNYVLIGEILDRMLGYSHHQFIREEILFTLNLSHTYSLLQELDPKLVSSGYVIGYDKDVKLNDYVSPGGSMVATAEDVGIFLRALIDGSLFNKEEQAIYSSVYYYEHTGLLPGYQSIAKYHQDIDTIVVQFVNTSGGESWTISEIIYNRIIKILRRQKNV; from the coding sequence ATGAGCCAGACCAAGCGCGTACTCAGACTAGTCATGCCCCTGATAGCTATTGTATGTACCGTGATCTTTGTGCCCTGGCTAATGTTGTGGGTATGGCTCTCACCCCTGCCCGCTACGGTACAGCAAGAAGTGGAGCAGGCCACCAATTATAAACTGGATGGTATGATCGTGTATGTAGACGAAGGCGGTAAAGCTCCGGTCTTGTATGCTTCTGGCTGGAAAGACCGTGATAGTCAAATACCATCCGACCCACATGCTTTCTTTAAGATCGCAAGTATCAGCAAGCTTTATATCGCTGCGGCGGCCTGTAAATTGGTCTATCAGCAAAAGTTATCCTTGGATGATACACTGGACAAACTTTTGCCACAACTAAATGGAAGAATAGCGAATGCTGAGCGCATCACCTTTGGCATGTTGCTTCGGCATAGCAGTGGTATCCCGGATTATCTGGCAGACTCAAATTATCCCTGGGATAGCCCGATCAAAGACAACTGGGAAACTATTAAACTGGTATGGGATAAGCCTGCCAACTTTGAGCCCGGTACCAGCCATAGCTATTCTAACACGAATTATGTACTGATAGGTGAAATTTTAGATCGGATGTTAGGCTATAGTCATCATCAATTCATACGTGAGGAGATATTGTTTACCTTAAATTTAAGCCATACCTATAGCCTGCTTCAAGAGCTTGATCCAAAGCTGGTGAGCAGTGGCTATGTTATTGGCTATGATAAAGATGTTAAACTAAACGACTATGTGAGTCCTGGCGGTTCTATGGTGGCTACTGCAGAAGATGTAGGGATTTTTCTGAGGGCCTTAATTGATGGCAGCCTGTTTAATAAAGAAGAGCAGGCTATTTATTCTTCTGTCTACTATTATGAACATACAGGTTTACTGCCCGGCTACCAAAGTATTGCCAAATACCATCAGGACATAGATACGATAGTTGTACAGTTTGTAAATACAAGTGGGGGAGAAAGCTGGACTATTTCTGAAATAATATACAATCGTATTATAAAAATACTAAGAAGACAAAAAAATGTCTAG
- a CDS encoding GNAT family N-acetyltransferase: MIRITEHRAHDVVALQELFLRIRRSTFVWAELSKFELSDFDKETEGEYILVARMDEKPIGFIAVWVADRFIHHLYVDEAYQNQQIGTQLLNAIISKFGLPLRLKCEEKNTKAINFYQRKGFVEIEKGQSQSGLYILFELR, from the coding sequence ATGATAAGAATTACTGAGCACAGAGCGCATGATGTAGTAGCTTTACAAGAGCTGTTTTTAAGAATACGGCGCAGTACTTTTGTATGGGCTGAGTTGTCAAAATTTGAACTATCGGATTTTGATAAAGAAACGGAAGGCGAATACATTTTGGTAGCTAGGATGGATGAAAAGCCCATCGGCTTTATTGCTGTGTGGGTGGCTGATCGTTTTATCCATCATCTGTATGTGGATGAAGCGTATCAAAACCAGCAGATAGGTACGCAATTGTTAAATGCAATAATTAGTAAGTTTGGGCTTCCTCTTCGCTTAAAGTGCGAGGAGAAAAATACCAAAGCTATCAACTTTTACCAGCGCAAAGGCTTTGTGGAAATAGAGAAAGGGCAGTCTCAGAGCGGCCTTTATATTCTCTTTGAACTTCGTTAA
- a CDS encoding AAA family ATPase: protein MKILIFGASGSGTTTLGKELEKRSKFVHLDVDDYYWKVTQPPFQEKVALEERNQKLQTDFEKWTEVIVSGSLVSWGNYWENAFDLAVFLYLKPEIRLKRLAQREHKRYGDQLNNNSQIRKTYQAFMEWASHYDDPAFTGRSLSVHKNWIQLLSCPVLYVEGEEELNTKVVNVMSEIKKRLPNTP from the coding sequence ATGAAAATACTAATATTTGGAGCATCAGGCTCAGGTACTACCACTCTGGGCAAAGAACTGGAAAAAAGAAGCAAGTTTGTACATCTGGATGTGGATGACTACTACTGGAAAGTTACCCAGCCTCCGTTTCAGGAAAAAGTAGCCTTAGAGGAGCGAAACCAAAAACTACAGACTGACTTTGAGAAGTGGACGGAAGTAATTGTTAGTGGCTCTCTGGTCAGCTGGGGAAATTACTGGGAAAATGCTTTTGACCTGGCGGTATTCTTGTATCTAAAGCCCGAGATCAGACTAAAAAGATTAGCGCAAAGAGAACACAAAAGGTATGGAGATCAGCTAAATAATAACAGCCAGATCAGGAAAACCTATCAGGCATTTATGGAATGGGCCAGCCACTATGATGATCCCGCTTTTACAGGCAGATCGCTAAGCGTACACAAAAACTGGATTCAGCTCTTAAGCTGTCCTGTATTATATGTAGAGGGGGAAGAGGAGTTGAATACCAAAGTAGTTAACGTTATGAGTGAGATTAAAAAGAGGTTGCCAAATACCCCTTAA
- a CDS encoding sugar O-acetyltransferase → MTEKEKMLKGEPYNSRDAELIKMYHKARKLLKAYNMLDSELGQERERILSELFGVKGEGVWIEAPFFCDYGENISIGSHTFVNTNCMFLDNNTITIGENGLIAPYVQIYTAKHPIKASDRIVKNGSQSSYITSAQAVKIGDNVWIGGNSVVFPGVTIGDNVTIGAGSIVTNDIPDNVLAVGNPCRVVREL, encoded by the coding sequence ATGACTGAAAAAGAAAAAATGCTTAAAGGGGAGCCATATAACTCCAGAGATGCAGAGCTGATAAAAATGTATCACAAGGCAAGAAAACTATTAAAAGCATATAATATGCTGGATTCTGAGTTAGGGCAGGAGCGTGAAAGAATACTAAGTGAGCTGTTTGGTGTTAAGGGTGAGGGGGTATGGATAGAGGCGCCATTTTTTTGCGACTATGGAGAAAATATATCAATTGGTAGTCATACTTTTGTTAACACAAACTGCATGTTTCTGGATAATAATACCATAACAATAGGAGAAAATGGGCTGATTGCTCCTTATGTGCAGATATACACCGCTAAGCATCCGATAAAAGCCTCTGATAGAATTGTAAAAAACGGTAGTCAATCTTCTTACATAACTTCTGCCCAGGCAGTAAAAATTGGCGATAATGTCTGGATAGGGGGCAATTCCGTGGTATTTCCTGGTGTCACTATTGGGGACAATGTAACAATAGGAGCAGGTAGTATTGTCACTAATGATATTCCCGACAATGTATTGGCTGTAGGAAACCCCTGCAGGGTTGTCAGGGAACTGTAA
- a CDS encoding helix-turn-helix domain-containing protein, translated as MQQIGNLDLRTFEEEEKQTNFYCNTFSHHLRTHHAAISIPHRHSFFLTVLFTQGSGIHEIDFERYEIRAGSLFMLNPGQTHHWELSEDIEGVIFFHSQIFFDVQFSQQSVYNFPFFYSVHNPSALFLEADSYHKVKEQFLQLLHEYQKPDIQSAQKLASLLNCLYIDLSRLYLQGEKQLLLRVEQNSSYLRQLETLIEKNYKSEKSAAAYADQLNISMRHLNRLTQKTLNKSTTQLITERVILEARRLLVYHSSSLAEIAYQLGYEDYAYFSRLFKKWTGQTPSEFSKIYQNA; from the coding sequence ATGCAACAAATTGGTAATCTGGACTTACGAACATTTGAGGAAGAAGAAAAACAAACTAATTTCTACTGCAATACATTCAGTCATCACCTACGCACACACCATGCGGCGATTAGCATTCCACATCGTCATAGTTTTTTTCTGACCGTACTGTTTACTCAGGGCAGTGGTATTCATGAAATTGATTTTGAAAGGTATGAGATTAGGGCTGGGAGCTTGTTTATGCTTAATCCCGGTCAGACTCATCACTGGGAACTATCTGAAGATATTGAGGGTGTTATTTTTTTCCACTCACAGATTTTTTTTGATGTACAGTTTAGCCAACAGTCCGTATATAATTTTCCATTTTTTTACTCTGTCCATAACCCTTCTGCCCTCTTTCTGGAAGCTGATAGTTATCATAAGGTTAAAGAGCAGTTTCTACAATTACTACATGAATACCAGAAGCCAGATATACAGTCTGCACAGAAATTAGCCTCTCTCCTAAATTGTTTATACATAGATCTAAGCAGGCTTTACCTGCAGGGAGAAAAGCAGCTTTTGCTTAGAGTTGAGCAGAACAGTAGTTACCTCCGGCAACTGGAAACGCTAATAGAAAAGAATTATAAATCAGAAAAATCTGCAGCTGCTTATGCCGATCAGTTAAATATTAGCATGCGTCATCTCAATCGCCTGACACAAAAAACACTAAATAAATCTACTACACAGTTAATTACAGAACGTGTTATACTGGAAGCCAGGCGGCTTTTGGTGTATCATTCTTCATCTTTAGCAGAAATTGCTTACCAATTGGGCTATGAGGACTATGCGTATTTTTCTCGTTTGTTTAAAAAATGGACAGGACAAACACCTTCTGAGTTTAGCAAAATATATCAGAATGCTTAG
- a CDS encoding DUF1593 domain-containing protein, whose translation MKSFIVFTALLLSITSLIGQSAQKQRVIVLTDIEADPDDTQSLVRLLLYANEIDIKGIVATTSCWLQNSIHPKSIERVIEAYGEVQPNLSQHQKDYPKAEALLPLIKRGLPVYGMKGVGEGKDSEGSDWIIKVLEEEDARPLWISTWGGVNTLAQALYKIKNTKSKKEASRMFSKLRVYTISDQDDSGLWIRNNFPELFYILSPGDDYGYATWTGINTFVKGIDNTSISNSWIAEHIQQGHGPLGAAYPDVAWGVEGDTPAFLSLIPNGLNNAEHPEWGGWGGRYELYQPDFSKMKDGSSIVEIAPETRAIWTNASDKYTPYVHGAYGRTLKRDSMSFENDKVTLWRWRDDFQNDFAARMDWCTQSFEEANHAPVPVLSHAEEITLTAGEGFTLDAFETTDPDGDNLTFLWFHYPEAGSYEGSINLGAENVHRVHLKAPEVDKMETAHIILKVTDKGEPALSAYKRVIITIKPS comes from the coding sequence ATGAAGTCTTTCATTGTTTTTACCGCATTATTGCTAAGCATTACAAGCCTAATAGGGCAGTCAGCCCAAAAACAAAGAGTCATTGTTCTTACCGACATAGAAGCTGATCCTGATGACACCCAGTCTTTGGTTCGTTTACTGTTGTACGCTAACGAAATTGATATCAAAGGAATTGTAGCGACTACCTCCTGTTGGTTACAAAACTCTATACATCCCAAATCTATAGAACGGGTCATTGAGGCATATGGAGAGGTACAGCCTAACCTTAGCCAGCACCAAAAAGATTATCCTAAGGCCGAAGCACTTCTACCTTTAATTAAGCGAGGTCTCCCTGTCTATGGTATGAAAGGTGTGGGAGAAGGCAAAGATTCAGAAGGCTCAGACTGGATTATCAAAGTGCTGGAAGAGGAAGATGCGCGCCCTCTATGGATCTCCACCTGGGGTGGTGTAAATACCCTTGCTCAGGCTTTATACAAAATTAAAAATACTAAAAGTAAAAAAGAGGCAAGCCGAATGTTTTCTAAACTTAGGGTGTATACTATCTCCGATCAGGATGATAGCGGACTATGGATCAGAAATAACTTCCCTGAACTGTTTTACATCCTTAGCCCCGGAGATGATTACGGCTATGCTACCTGGACGGGTATTAATACCTTTGTAAAAGGTATTGATAATACCAGTATCAGCAATAGCTGGATAGCTGAACACATACAACAGGGGCATGGGCCTTTGGGTGCTGCTTACCCTGATGTAGCATGGGGTGTAGAGGGAGATACACCTGCTTTTCTTTCTCTTATTCCTAATGGCCTCAACAATGCCGAACATCCTGAGTGGGGAGGGTGGGGTGGACGGTATGAGCTTTATCAGCCTGATTTCTCAAAAATGAAAGATGGCAGCTCTATTGTAGAAATTGCTCCGGAAACTCGTGCTATCTGGACCAATGCTTCCGATAAATACACGCCTTATGTGCATGGAGCGTATGGGCGAACCTTAAAAAGAGATAGTATGTCTTTTGAAAATGATAAGGTTACCCTTTGGCGCTGGCGTGATGATTTTCAGAACGATTTTGCCGCGCGTATGGATTGGTGTACTCAATCTTTTGAAGAAGCCAATCACGCCCCTGTTCCTGTTTTGTCACATGCCGAAGAAATTACGCTTACAGCAGGAGAAGGCTTCACTCTGGACGCTTTTGAAACGACTGATCCTGATGGTGACAATCTTACATTTCTCTGGTTTCACTATCCTGAAGCCGGAAGTTACGAGGGTAGCATAAATCTGGGGGCTGAAAATGTACACAGGGTGCACCTGAAAGCGCCAGAAGTAGATAAAATGGAAACTGCTCATATCATTTTAAAAGTGACAGATAAAGGCGAGCCGGCTTTGAGCGCCTATAAGAGAGTAATAATTACTATTAAGCCTAGCTAA
- a CDS encoding NAD(P)H-dependent oxidoreductase, with product MVGKKILVINGHPDKESYNYGLSQSYIKGAENSGAEVKEIQIGELSFDPNLQYGYRKRTELEPDLLNAQQLLNWAEHIVWVYPVWWGSVPAIMKGFLDRVLLPGFAFKKREGSLWWDKFFNGKTSRLICTMDQPPLYYRLVYGGPSHNAMKKLTMNFIGVRSVKVTAIGPIRLSKDSFREKWLNKVEKLGQLNK from the coding sequence ATGGTAGGAAAGAAGATTTTAGTTATTAACGGACACCCTGACAAAGAGAGTTATAATTATGGTTTATCGCAGTCTTATATCAAGGGAGCAGAAAATTCAGGGGCAGAAGTGAAAGAGATACAAATCGGAGAGCTGAGCTTTGACCCAAACCTGCAATATGGTTATCGGAAAAGAACCGAGCTGGAACCTGACTTGCTCAATGCACAGCAATTGCTTAATTGGGCCGAGCATATTGTTTGGGTTTATCCGGTATGGTGGGGCTCGGTACCTGCAATTATGAAAGGTTTTTTAGACCGGGTATTATTGCCAGGTTTTGCTTTTAAGAAAAGAGAAGGTTCGCTCTGGTGGGATAAGTTCTTTAACGGTAAGACTTCCCGGCTCATCTGTACAATGGACCAGCCGCCTCTCTATTACCGATTAGTATATGGAGGGCCAAGCCACAATGCTATGAAAAAGTTAACCATGAACTTTATTGGTGTAAGATCAGTCAAAGTCACTGCTATAGGTCCTATTAGGCTATCCAAAGATTCTTTTAGAGAAAAATGGCTTAACAAAGTAGAAAAACTTGGGCAACTGAATAAGTAA